In Notamacropus eugenii isolate mMacEug1 chromosome 1, mMacEug1.pri_v2, whole genome shotgun sequence, one genomic interval encodes:
- the DUSP26 gene encoding dual specificity protein phosphatase 26 isoform X2: MCPGNWLWASMTFMARFSRGGSRSPARAGGHLEETAPVQHPFLSVFELERLLFTGKTACNHADEVWPGLYLGDQDIAANRRELSRLGITHVLNASHSKWRGTPEAYEGLGIRYLGVEAHDSPAFDMSIHFQPAADFIHRALSRPGGKILVHCAVGVSRSATLVLAYLMLYHQLTLVEAIKTVKDHRGIIPNRGFLRQLLALDRRLRQSREA, from the exons ATGTGTCCTGGCAACTGGCTCTGGGCTTCTATGACGTTCATGGCACGATTTTCCCGGGGTGGCTCCCGGTCACCTGCCCGGGCTGGGGGGCATCTGGAGGAGACAGCCCCTGTTCAACATCCCTTCCTCAGTGTCTTTGAATTGGAGAGGCTCCTCTTCACCGGCAAGACTGCCTGTAACCATGCAGATGAGGTCTGGCCAGGCCTCTACCTTGGAGACCA AGACATAGCTGCCAACAGACGGGAGCTGAGCCGGCTGGGCATCACCCATGTGCTCAATGCCTCCCACAGTAAGTGGCGGGGAACACCTGAGGCCTATGAAGGGCTGGGTATCCGATACCTGGGTGTGGAAGCCCATGATTCACCTGCCTTTGACATGAGCATCCACTTCCAGCCAGCTGCTGATTTCATCCACCGAGCACTGAGCAGACCAGGAG GGAAGATCCTGGTGCATTGTGCAGTAGGTGTGAGTCGTTCAGCTACCCTGGTCCTGGCCTACCTCATGCTGTACCACCAGCTCACCCTTGTGGAAGCCATTAAGACCGTCAAGGACCATCGAGGCATCATCCCCAACAGGGGCTTTCTGAGACAGCTCCTGGCCCTGGACCGCAGGCTGCGGCAGAGCCGGGAGGCATGA
- the DUSP26 gene encoding dual specificity protein phosphatase 26 isoform X1 has product MSRRRFCRLRKRERKRKQVPVLRTRATLPISFLSRSSPGCNTGGREREKLLQPCSGVSPRPSLLPVAAAAAAAAAAAAAAAANLPTKEVLPPLPGMCPGNWLWASMTFMARFSRGGSRSPARAGGHLEETAPVQHPFLSVFELERLLFTGKTACNHADEVWPGLYLGDQDIAANRRELSRLGITHVLNASHSKWRGTPEAYEGLGIRYLGVEAHDSPAFDMSIHFQPAADFIHRALSRPGGKILVHCAVGVSRSATLVLAYLMLYHQLTLVEAIKTVKDHRGIIPNRGFLRQLLALDRRLRQSREA; this is encoded by the exons atgagccggagaaggttTTGTCGattaaggaagagggaaaggaaaagaaagcaggtCCCCGTGCTAAGGACAAGGGCCACTTTGCCCATCTCTTTCTTGAGCAGGTCCTCTCCAGGGTGTAACACAggtggcagggagagagagaagctgcTTCAGCCTTGCTCAGGTGTATCTCCCAGGCCCAGCCTCCttccagtagcagcagcagcagcagcagcagcagcagcagcagcagcagcagcagctaacCTGCCCACAAAGGAGGTGCTGCCACCACTCCCTGGGATGTGTCCTGGCAACTGGCTCTGGGCTTCTATGACGTTCATGGCACGATTTTCCCGGGGTGGCTCCCGGTCACCTGCCCGGGCTGGGGGGCATCTGGAGGAGACAGCCCCTGTTCAACATCCCTTCCTCAGTGTCTTTGAATTGGAGAGGCTCCTCTTCACCGGCAAGACTGCCTGTAACCATGCAGATGAGGTCTGGCCAGGCCTCTACCTTGGAGACCA AGACATAGCTGCCAACAGACGGGAGCTGAGCCGGCTGGGCATCACCCATGTGCTCAATGCCTCCCACAGTAAGTGGCGGGGAACACCTGAGGCCTATGAAGGGCTGGGTATCCGATACCTGGGTGTGGAAGCCCATGATTCACCTGCCTTTGACATGAGCATCCACTTCCAGCCAGCTGCTGATTTCATCCACCGAGCACTGAGCAGACCAGGAG GGAAGATCCTGGTGCATTGTGCAGTAGGTGTGAGTCGTTCAGCTACCCTGGTCCTGGCCTACCTCATGCTGTACCACCAGCTCACCCTTGTGGAAGCCATTAAGACCGTCAAGGACCATCGAGGCATCATCCCCAACAGGGGCTTTCTGAGACAGCTCCTGGCCCTGGACCGCAGGCTGCGGCAGAGCCGGGAGGCATGA